The genomic DNA GTTATTTTTGTAAATGTCAGGTTTTTTTGAAACTCTGTCTTTTAGTCTCTATGTGTATGTCCCACGTTTCATTTTACTCCCTTTGTATAGGTAAAGCCAATTGGAGCGTGCAGGATTTTTTCATATTTTTTTGTCTCTTCATTATATATACAAAAATCCACCCGTAAGGCATGAGAGCCTCAGGGTGGATTTTCAAGATCGTATTAGAAGTTACGCTCTGACACGTTGATTCTGTTCATGGCACGTTTCAAGGATAGTTCAGCACGGCGGAAGTCGACGTCATCCCTGCTTCCTTGAAGGCGTCCTTCTGCACGTCCTTTGGCTTCCTTGGCACGTTCGATGTTGATCGCTTCTGCCGTCTCGGCAGATTGTGCAAGAATTGTCACCTGTTCAGGACGGACTTC from Rossellomorea marisflavi includes the following:
- a CDS encoding F0F1 ATP synthase subunit epsilon, with product MKTLKVNIVTPDGPVYDSEVDMVSTKAQSGELGILPGHIPMVAPLQIGAVRLKKGGDTELVAVSGGFLEVRPEQVTILAQSAETAEAINIERAKEAKGRAEGRLQGSRDDVDFRRAELSLKRAMNRINVSERNF